A section of the Acidimicrobiales bacterium genome encodes:
- a CDS encoding MEDS domain-containing protein, protein MAHGAHVVDFYASVADLTQRACSYLAHALDEGAAVVIVATPAHLQAFGELLAARGVDLAAARAEGRLLSADAARTLSRFVVDGAIDEGRFEEVVGGLLRSAAAGGRRIAAYGEMVQLLWEQGEVGGALELETCWNRLAGSQPFSLYCAYRSESIDEHAEGREAIERLHDSLVDERASFGDSAERALSEFPCHRGAARAARHFALEVLRRWEMGARAEEVAVVVTELASNALRHAKSPFTVELARRDGRLRASVRDGSEQPPVVRELTNERYSGRGLVVVARLASDWGYDFLDGGKAVWAEFDYEVAADAVQVAPT, encoded by the coding sequence GTGGCCCACGGGGCCCACGTCGTGGACTTCTACGCCTCCGTCGCCGATCTCACCCAGCGTGCCTGCAGCTATCTCGCGCACGCCCTCGACGAGGGTGCTGCGGTCGTCATCGTCGCCACCCCCGCGCACCTGCAGGCCTTCGGCGAGCTGCTCGCCGCCCGCGGTGTCGACCTCGCGGCGGCCCGGGCCGAGGGACGACTCCTCTCGGCGGACGCCGCGCGCACCTTGTCCCGCTTCGTCGTCGACGGGGCGATCGACGAGGGCCGTTTCGAGGAGGTGGTCGGCGGGCTGCTCCGTAGCGCCGCGGCCGGGGGGCGCCGCATCGCCGCCTACGGGGAGATGGTGCAGCTGTTGTGGGAGCAGGGCGAGGTCGGGGGCGCCCTCGAGCTCGAGACGTGCTGGAACCGCCTCGCGGGCTCCCAGCCCTTCTCGCTCTACTGCGCCTACCGGAGCGAGTCCATCGACGAGCACGCGGAGGGCCGCGAGGCGATCGAGCGCCTGCACGACTCGCTCGTCGACGAGCGCGCTTCCTTCGGCGACTCCGCTGAGCGCGCGCTGTCGGAGTTCCCCTGCCACCGCGGCGCGGCGAGGGCGGCTCGCCACTTCGCCCTCGAGGTCCTCCGCCGCTGGGAGATGGGCGCGCGCGCCGAAGAGGTCGCGGTCGTCGTCACCGAGCTCGCCAGCAACGCCCTGCGCCACGCCAAGTCGCCCTTCACCGTGGAGCTGGCGCGCCGTGACGGGCGCCTCCGCGCCTCGGTGCGCGACGGCAGCGAGCAACCCCCGGTCGTACGCGAGCTCACCAACGAGCGCTACTCGGGGCGCGGGCTCGTCGTCGTCGCACGCCTCGCGAGCGACTGGGGCTACGACTTCCTCGATGGCGGCAAGGCCGTCTGGGCAGAGTTCGACTACGAGGTCGCCGCCGACGCGGTTCAGGTGGCGCCGACGTAG